One Campylobacter pinnipediorum subsp. caledonicus genomic window carries:
- a CDS encoding DUF1882 domain-containing protein, with amino-acid sequence MQNIDITLIKMITNHYYIKRDNIVNKIEYKGKTFFDKFEKVDEMLNYKVIKDHDDKNIIAAHSLINNFDKVENIVFDYNGRTPERFWHRAQLLLREEGFINFTAYESKTEGHLHLYVHKGHTTFNEACQLANMLSMKLSQRLAREWRMFPTMELPKEFNILALPYKLYQKERGASWSKHM; translated from the coding sequence ATGCAAAATATAGACATAACTCTTATAAAAATGATTACCAATCATTATTATATAAAAAGAGATAATATAGTAAATAAAATTGAGTATAAGGGTAAGACTTTTTTTGATAAATTTGAAAAAGTCGATGAGATGCTAAACTATAAAGTCATCAAAGATCATGATGATAAAAATATAATAGCAGCTCATTCACTTATCAATAACTTTGATAAAGTTGAAAATATAGTATTTGATTATAACGGTAGAACACCCGAACGTTTTTGGCATAGAGCCCAACTTTTGCTTAGAGAAGAGGGTTTTATAAACTTCACTGCTTATGAAAGCAAGACCGAAGGTCATTTACATCTTTATGTTCATAAAGGACATACTACATTTAATGAAGCTTGCCAACTTGCAAATATGTTAAGTATGAAGTTATCACAGCGATTGGCTAGAGAATGGAGAATGTTTCCAACAATGGAACTACCAAAAGAATTTAATATATTAGCATTGCCTTATAAGCTGTATCAAAAAGAGCGCGGGGCTAGCTGGTCAAAACATATGTAA
- a CDS encoding serine hydroxymethyltransferase has translation MSVENFDKEIFDLAQKELQRQTHHLEMIASENFTYPEVMEVMGSILTNKYAEGYPNKRYYGGCEFVDQIEQIAIDRCKQLFGCEFANVQPNSGSQANQGVYGAFLQSGDKILGMDLSHGGHLTHGAKVSSSGKIYESFFYGVELDGRINYDKVLEIAKIVRPKLIVCGASAYAREIDFSKFRQIADEVGAFLFADVAHIAGLVVAGEHNHPFPYCDVVSSTTHKTLRGPRGGIIMTNNEDYAKKINSSIFPGIQGGPLMHVIAGKAVGFKHNLSPEWKEYAKQVKANAKKLGEVMISRGYDLVSGGTDNHLILLSFLNKEFSGKDADIALGNAGITVNKNTVPGETRSPFVTSGVRIGSPALTARGMKEQEFEFIGNKIADVLDDINNTSLQEKIKGELKELANKFIIYDKAMF, from the coding sequence ATGAGTGTTGAAAATTTTGATAAAGAGATTTTTGATTTAGCGCAAAAAGAGTTACAACGTCAAACACATCACCTTGAAATGATAGCAAGTGAAAATTTTACATATCCCGAGGTTATGGAAGTTATGGGCTCTATTCTTACAAACAAATATGCTGAAGGATACCCAAATAAGAGGTATTACGGCGGATGTGAATTTGTTGATCAAATTGAACAAATTGCTATAGATAGATGTAAGCAACTTTTTGGATGTGAGTTTGCAAATGTTCAACCAAATTCAGGTTCTCAAGCAAATCAGGGTGTTTATGGAGCTTTCTTGCAGTCCGGAGATAAAATTTTAGGTATGGACTTAAGTCACGGAGGACACCTTACTCATGGAGCAAAAGTTAGTAGTTCTGGTAAAATTTATGAGAGCTTTTTTTATGGTGTCGAATTAGATGGTCGTATAAACTACGATAAAGTTTTGGAGATCGCTAAAATAGTAAGACCAAAGCTTATAGTTTGTGGCGCTAGCGCTTATGCTAGAGAGATAGATTTTTCTAAATTTAGACAAATTGCTGATGAAGTAGGCGCATTTTTATTTGCTGATGTGGCACATATTGCCGGTCTTGTTGTTGCTGGTGAGCATAATCATCCTTTTCCTTATTGTGATGTTGTTAGTTCAACAACTCATAAGACATTGCGTGGCCCAAGAGGTGGTATCATTATGACAAATAATGAAGATTATGCAAAGAAAATAAACTCTAGTATTTTCCCAGGTATCCAAGGTGGTCCATTAATGCATGTTATTGCCGGTAAAGCAGTTGGGTTTAAACACAATCTAAGTCCTGAATGGAAAGAGTATGCAAAACAAGTAAAAGCTAATGCAAAAAAACTAGGCGAGGTTATGATTTCTAGAGGTTATGATTTGGTAAGTGGTGGAACTGATAATCACCTTATATTGTTAAGCTTTTTAAATAAAGAATTTAGTGGAAAAGATGCGGATATTGCTTTAGGAAATGCCGGTATAACTGTAAATAAAAACACAGTTCCGGGAGAGACAAGAAGTCCTTTTGTGACAAGTGGTGTTCGTATAGGTTCTCCAGCTTTAACAGCAAGGGGTATGAAAGAGCAAGAATTTGAGTTTATAGGAAATAAAATTGCTGATGTTTTAGATGATATAAACAACACTTCTTTACAAGAAAAGATTAAAGGTGAGCTTAAAGAACTTGCTAATAAATTTATTATATATGATAAAGCGATGTTTTGA
- the lysS gene encoding lysine--tRNA ligase — MISYNQLETQRLKTANELKEKGINPYPHFIRKDMSVAKFKSKFNYITELDDKKEDSILVSLAGRIKLMRIAGKAVFANIEDESGSIQIYFNKNTLGDDWFNEVKNNIEVGDIIRVRGYAFVTQKGEFSLHVNELQLATKAISPLPEKYHGLVDIEIRYRQRYLDMIMNPDVKKDFKTRSIVISTIRKFIEEKGFLEVETPMMHPIAGGANARPFVTFHNTLGVDRFLRIAPELYLKRLVVGGFEAVYEMNRCFRNEGMDLTHNPEFTSIEFYWAYHTYRDLMNLTEELFSTLLDALDMDKIIEFDGMKLDFSKPFARINYKKAIVEIGGIDPEIVEDREKILEKLNADGFLANDKLDLGHLQAELFDNYVEEKLINPTFIVDFPISISPLSRRSDDNPMVAERFELFIAGRELANGFNELNDPIDQYERFAAQIEGKKAGDDEAHEMDEDYVRALSHGMPPTAGEGLGIDRLVMLLTNKKSIRDVILFPAMRPLKSENKKGE, encoded by the coding sequence AAGATATGAGTGTAGCTAAGTTTAAATCAAAATTTAACTACATAACAGAGCTTGATGATAAAAAAGAAGATAGTATTTTGGTTTCTTTGGCTGGGCGTATAAAGCTTATGCGTATAGCGGGCAAGGCTGTTTTTGCAAATATAGAAGATGAAAGCGGAAGCATACAAATATATTTTAATAAAAACACTTTGGGAGATGATTGGTTTAATGAAGTTAAAAATAATATTGAAGTAGGCGATATTATAAGGGTTAGAGGATATGCTTTTGTTACTCAAAAAGGTGAGTTTTCATTGCATGTAAACGAGTTGCAATTAGCAACTAAAGCCATATCTCCGTTGCCAGAAAAATATCATGGACTTGTAGATATAGAAATAAGATATCGCCAAAGATATCTCGATATGATAATGAATCCAGATGTTAAAAAAGATTTTAAGACCCGTTCTATAGTGATTAGTACTATTAGAAAATTTATAGAAGAAAAGGGCTTTTTGGAAGTTGAAACTCCAATGATGCACCCTATAGCTGGTGGTGCAAATGCAAGACCTTTTGTTACATTCCATAATACATTAGGCGTTGATAGATTTTTAAGAATTGCACCAGAGTTATACTTAAAACGTTTAGTTGTTGGTGGTTTTGAAGCTGTTTATGAGATGAATAGATGTTTTAGAAACGAGGGTATGGATTTAACTCATAATCCCGAGTTTACAAGTATAGAGTTTTATTGGGCTTATCATACATATAGGGATTTGATGAATTTAACAGAAGAGCTATTTAGTACTCTTTTAGATGCGCTTGATATGGATAAGATTATTGAATTTGATGGTATGAAATTAGATTTTTCAAAACCATTTGCAAGAATAAATTATAAAAAAGCCATTGTTGAAATAGGCGGAATAGATCCTGAGATAGTTGAAGATAGAGAGAAAATTTTAGAAAAACTAAATGCCGATGGATTTTTGGCTAATGATAAATTAGATTTAGGACATCTTCAGGCAGAACTTTTTGATAACTATGTTGAAGAAAAATTAATCAATCCAACATTTATAGTTGATTTTCCTATATCAATAAGTCCGCTTTCAAGAAGAAGTGATGATAATCCAATGGTTGCTGAAAGATTTGAGCTTTTTATTGCAGGAAGAGAGCTTGCAAACGGATTTAACGAATTAAATGATCCTATTGATCAATATGAACGTTTTGCTGCTCAGATTGAAGGAAAAAAAGCAGGTGATGATGAAGCTCATGAAATGGATGAAGATTATGTTAGAGCCTTAAGTCATGGTATGCCTCCTACTGCAGGAGAGGGGCTTGGTATAGACAGACTTGTTATGCTGCTTACAAACAAAAAATCAATTAGAGATGTTATATTGTTCCCAGCGATGAGACCTTTAAAATCTGAAAATAAAAAAGGAGAATAG